From a region of the Gossypium raimondii isolate GPD5lz chromosome 10, ASM2569854v1, whole genome shotgun sequence genome:
- the LOC105777637 gene encoding 30S ribosomal protein S16-2, chloroplastic/mitochondrial: MVVRIRLSRFGCKNKPFYRVMAANSRSPRDGKHLEVLGYYNPLPGQDGGKRMGLNFERVKYWLSVGAQPSEPVQRILFRAGVLPPPPMVAMGLKGGPRDMRPVDPMTGRVLNEEKPVAGNQEKSGNDEAVDEPNSA, translated from the exons atggtaGTGAGGATTCGATTGTCTAGGTTCGGATGTAAAAACAAGCCATTTTATAGGGTGATGGCTGCCAATAGCAGATCCCCAAGAGATGGGAAGCATCTCGAGGTCCTTGGTTACTACAATCCTTTGCCAG GCCAAGACGGAGGTAAACGAATGGGTCTTAACTTTGAAAGAGTCAA GTATTGGTTATCAGTTGGGGCACAGCCTTCAGAGCCGGTCCAACGCATCCTTTTCAGGGCTGGAGTATTGCCTCCGCCACCCATGGTGGCAATGGGACTTAAGGGTGGACCGCGTGACATGCGTCCTGTTGATCCTATGACAGGTCGTGTTTTAAATGAAGAGAAACCAGTTGCTGGCAACCAAGAAAAAAGTGGCAATGATGAGGCTGTTGATGAGCCAAACTCTGCATGA